DNA from Cataglyphis hispanica isolate Lineage 1 chromosome 6, ULB_Chis1_1.0, whole genome shotgun sequence:
acgcacgcacgcacgcacgcatatatatatatatatatgccaattaaatattctacctatttactattataaatatttaccgtAAGGTCCTTCTTTCTTAATGAATGGCATATCGATTTCTTGTTCTAGACAAAATTCAATGATAGGTAAAACAAACACCAAAGTTTTACCACTACCAGTGGAAGCTATACCGATCATGTCACGACCAGACaatctgtaattatataatatttgtactttttgttcaatatattataaaactcatcgatataacaatatcaatatcattgtaaacaaataaattaaaatatgaaaactaaCACTGTAGGTATTCCTTGTACTTGAATTGGAGTTGGCTTGATAATGCCTTTTTGTTCCAATCCATACAAGATGCCTTTGTGAAATTTCATTTCCTTAAAAGTCTTCAAAGGTGGTGGCACTTCATCACCCTCTACAAGTATCCTAAGCTTCCTTCGTACTCTTTCATGACGTGCCTCTCCAAAGCTGAGTATTACTCTTGGTGGTTGCCAATTAGTTTTGATAGGATCTTTGTATTGAATACCCTTGGCCAATTCAGCCACACCCATTAAAGCTTTATTCTCAGCAACACTTTCTAgaattttctcttcctctttcaatTGCTTTTCCATAGCACTTTCCTTCTTggctaaaatattacaaaataagaattttacataaacaattttttaaaaattagattaaactACATCTTTGTTTGTATGGATTTTATTCATAGAAGATTTCATACCTTCAgccaattttttcaattccgTATGCTGATCAAGAAGAGAGATGTTGGATTTTCTCCCCCAAACTTGCCCATCATCATTATCAGCATCTTCCTTTTCATTCTCGCTACTACTCTTTCCAACATTGGTACCTTCCTCTTTTAATTCTCCGAGTTTACCCAATTTTGCGAGCAATTGCTTTTTACGATGTTTGACAGATACGTATGGCACATAATTATCATCATCTGTATGAGGGCTGCCCTCTCTTTCCTCCCTTCTATATCTCTGCATGAGGAATAATAATTGCTCGATATAAGTACGAATATACTTggatatcacaaaaaaaaaatatatatatatatatatatatatgaatattaaaaagagatagaatatattacgaaaaaataagtttgaaATGACAAAATGTATTTAGGTTAACTAACCTTTATTGAAACTTTGTTGTTATCCATTGGAGCATCCATGGATTGTCTCCACCGAATGTAGTCGAATATTAGATATTGTCTGCAACTCTTCTTATTGTTTATCCATTTCCTGTCAGCGTGGAAATCTGTGTCTTTTACAGGACAAAAATCTGCGAAAATTCGTAGAAAAAGAAGCTTGTCACTTCTCTCGCGCTACTcacaccatatatatatatatatatatatatatatatatatatatatatatatatatatatatatatctttagacAAGTTTTCACTGCTTCAATTCGTTCGATGTTTTCAAGACCATGCTAAATAATTTGTCTATCAAGTTTTGTTAATTACAAATTgaagtaagaaaaataatgtctGCAGGAATAGAACGTCCAGCTTCGATGCTCTTTCAGGATAGTCAATATAATTGGACGGATGATTTGCCAGTCTGCAAACAATCtggtatattttatagtttattattttgataatgatGATCTAGAATTGATATTCAGAAATATTgacacaattaattttttgaaaaataatatataatatatataaagaacacttgttaattgaataaattgcaataataattagtttttcaaaaataaggtatttgttaataaattttgtgtttgaCACTTcacaacattaaaaatttattataaattgataaatatgtatattaaattataatgacacgaaaatttaatataaaagaaatgttgagatttaatgatatttcagGAGTAGGCTTTTCTACTAATCAGATTTATCGAGAAGATGGATATCGACAAGAGGAGCATCCATTTGAGGATCGCAGTTTTCATTGCAGATATGACGACACTACATTTCTTTATGCGGTATTTGATGGTCATGAAGGCACTAAAGCAGCCAATTTTGCTATGCAAAGAGTGGCTGCAGAAATCTTACTTGGGCAATTGAATGGTAAATCAAGTGATGAGGAAGTGAAGGAAGTTCTTCGGTAAGAATCCTATTAATGTAACATAAGATAAAAAACAGAtttgatgtaaattttatgtaatattttatgttgaagcaatttaaatactattaattatacaaaaatgctaaatatatcacagttatatgtataaattgcaGTTACAATTATAAGGTATCTACATgagaagtatttattttatagacagGCATTTATAGCAGTTGAAAAAGGATATCTGGAATCAATTGGTGATTTGTTAGCGGAACGGGCTAGTCTACAGTTTGACATACCTGATGGACTTAATTCTTATGAGACCTATCAAAAATTTCCAGACTTGGTTagttgcataatatttaaaattatacaactatatttttctttctaaatgcatataatatattttttttcttttaggtTGACAAGCTAAATGCGATAAATTGCGAACTGTCATCTGGAACCAGCGCTGTGGTTGCCTTAGTTTATAGAGGAAAACTGTATGTCGCGAATGTGGGTGATAGCAGGGCACTATTGTGCAAAACAGACAGCAATCAAGTTTTACGAGTCATACAATTAAGCGTGGATCATGATTTGAGGAACGAAGACGAGCTTTTGAGATTATCGCAACTAGGCTTGGACACTGAATCAATCAGGCAAGGTATATCTCATTCGCCGACATTTAACATGTTTAAAAGCTATTCCAATTAataggaattaattatatcttaggTTCTCATCTTGGAAATCAGGAGAACACGCGCTGCCTTGGCAACTATCTTGTCAAGGGAGGATACAGAGAGTTTGAAGAGTTAGCAGCTTCTGTGGCGGAACCGATTATTGCCGAACCGGAGATTCATGGTAGTATTGAGCTGGACGATTCCTGCAGATTTCTATTGCTCATGTCACGCGGCCTGTACAAATCGTTAGAGGAAGCGACCGGTACCGATCAAGTCAACAAGGAATTAGCTTTGATAGCCGTCGAACAGGTATACTCTGgcctaaataatattagatggAAGAGTTTtcacaaaatctttttctttttgcttgtTTTAGTTTCGAGTACAATCAACTTTAACCGGCGTCGCCCAGGCGGTGGTCGACAAAGTTGTGAGAATCCATCATGATGTGAATATGAGTAACACGCAAAACACCATGATCACCAGTAAACGTGACGACATAACTCTCCTGGTGCGAAACTTTAACTTTCCACTGTCGCATGCCCTGAAGAGTCCCACCAATCAGTCTGTCAGATTCAATCCCGTAGTACAGACCGCGCCGATCAGTATACCGGACGAGGATCTCTCAAGTACTAGCACCGGCATCACCGATGATAACTTTAACACATCGACGACTGAGACATCAACGACGTCGGACATGTATCAGCCTGGTGCCAGAATAACAGAC
Protein-coding regions in this window:
- the LOC126850425 gene encoding TGF-beta-activated kinase 1 and MAP3K7-binding protein 1-like isoform X2; amino-acid sequence: MSAGIERPASMLFQDSQYNWTDDLPVCKQSGVGFSTNQIYREDGYRQEEHPFEDRSFHCRYDDTTFLYAVFDGHEGTKAANFAMQRVAAEILLGQLNGKSSDEEVKEVLRQAFIAVEKGYLESIGDLLAERASLQFDIPDGLNSYETYQKFPDLVDKLNAINCELSSGTSAVVALVYRGKLYVANVGDSRALLCKTDSNQVLRVIQLSVDHDLRNEDELLRLSQLGLDTESIRQGSHLGNQENTRCLGNYLVKGGYREFEELAASVAEPIIAEPEIHGSIELDDSCRFLLLMSRGLYKSLEEATGTDQVNKELALIAVEQFRVQSTLTGVAQAVVDKVVRIHHDVNMSNTQNTMITSKRDDITLLVRNFNFPLSHALKSPTNQSVRFNPVVQTAPISIPDEDLSSTSTGITDDNFNTSTTETSTTSDMYQPGARITDRNARIKPYVDFSEYYENVEKRRKEGTLPEALVVFYSLPCC
- the LOC126850425 gene encoding TGF-beta-activated kinase 1 and MAP3K7-binding protein 1-like isoform X1, which produces MSAGIERPASMLFQDSQYNWTDDLPVCKQSGVGFSTNQIYREDGYRQEEHPFEDRSFHCRYDDTTFLYAVFDGHEGTKAANFAMQRVAAEILLGQLNGKSSDEEVKEVLRQAFIAVEKGYLESIGDLLAERASLQFDIPDGLNSYETYQKFPDLVDKLNAINCELSSGTSAVVALVYRGKLYVANVGDSRALLCKTDSNQVLRVIQLSVDHDLRNEDELLRLSQLGLDTESIRQGSHLGNQENTRCLGNYLVKGGYREFEELAASVAEPIIAEPEIHGSIELDDSCRFLLLMSRGLYKSLEEATGTDQVNKELALIAVEQFRVQSTLTGVAQAVVDKVVRIHHDVNMSNTQNTMITSKRDDITLLVRNFNFPLSHALKSPTNQSVRFNPVVQTAPISIPDEDLSSTSTGITDDNFNTSTTETSTTSDMYQPGARITDRNARIKPYVDFSEYYENVEKRRKEGTLPEDFKRSNADFSRHSL
- the LOC126850425 gene encoding TGF-beta-activated kinase 1 and MAP3K7-binding protein 1-like isoform X5 — encoded protein: MSAGIERPASMLFQDSQYNWTDDLPVCKQSGVGFSTNQIYREDGYRQEEHPFEDRSFHCRYDDTTFLYAVFDGHEGTKAANFAMQRVAAEILLGQLNGKSSDEEVKEVLRQAFIAVEKGYLESIGDLLAERASLQFDIPDGLNSYETYQKFPDLVDKLNAINCELSSGTSAVVALVYRGKLYVANVGDSRALLCKTDSNQVLRVIQLSVDHDLRNEDELLRLSQLGLDTESIRQGSHLGNQENTRCLGNYLVKGGYREFEELAASVAEPIIAEPEIHGSIELDDSCRFLLLMSRGLYKSLEEATGTDQVNKELALIAVEQFRVQSTLTGVAQAVVDKVVRIHHDVNMSNTQNTMITSKRDDITLLTAPISIPDEDLSSTSTGITDDNFNTSTTETSTTSDMYQPGARITDRNARIKPYVDFSEYYENVEKRRKEGTLPEDFKRSNADFSRHSL
- the LOC126850425 gene encoding TGF-beta-activated kinase 1 and MAP3K7-binding protein 1-like isoform X6; amino-acid sequence: MSAGIERPASMLFQDSQYNWTDDLPVCKQSGVGFSTNQIYREDGYRQEEHPFEDRSFHCRYDDTTFLYAVFDGHEGTKAANFAMQRVAAEILLGQLNGKSSDEEVKEVLRQAFIAVEKGYLESIGDLLAERASLQFDIPDGLNSYETYQKFPDLVDKLNAINCELSSGTSAVVALVYRGKLYVANVGDSRALLCKTDSNQVLRVIQLSVDHDLRNEDELLRLSQLGLDTESIRQGSHLGNQENTRCLGNYLVKGGYREFEELAASVAEPIIAEPEIHGSIELDDSCRFLLLMSRGLYKSLEEATGTDQVNKELALIAVEQFRVQSTLTGVAQAVVDKVVRIHHDVNMSNTQNTMITSKRDDITLLYRPRRSVYRTRISQVLAPASPMITLTHRRLRHQRRRTCISLVPE
- the LOC126850425 gene encoding TGF-beta-activated kinase 1 and MAP3K7-binding protein 1-like isoform X4 codes for the protein MSAGIERPASMLFQDSQYNWTDDLPVCKQSGVGFSTNQIYREDGYRQEEHPFEDRSFHCRYDDTTFLYAVFDGHEGTKAANFAMQRVAAEILLGQLNGKSSDEEVKEVLRQAFIAVEKGYLESIGDLLAERASLQFDIPDGLNSYETYQKFPDLVDKLNAINCELSSGTSAVVALVYRGKLYVANVGDSRALLCKTDSNQVLRVIQLSVDHDLRNEDELLRLSQLGLDTESIRQGSHLGNQENTRCLGNYLVKGGYREFEELAASVAEPIIAEPEIHGSIELDDSCRFLLLMSRGLYKSLEEATGTDQVNKELALIAVEQFRVQSTLTGVAQAVVDKVVRIHHDVNMSNTQNTMITSKRDDITLLVRNFNFPLSHALKSPTNQSVRFNPVVQTAPISIPDEDLSSTSTGITDDNFNTSTTETSTTSDMYQPGARITDRNARIKPYVDFSEYYENVEKRRKEGTLPEV
- the LOC126850425 gene encoding TGF-beta-activated kinase 1 and MAP3K7-binding protein 1-like isoform X3, translated to MLFQDSQYNWTDDLPVCKQSGVGFSTNQIYREDGYRQEEHPFEDRSFHCRYDDTTFLYAVFDGHEGTKAANFAMQRVAAEILLGQLNGKSSDEEVKEVLRQAFIAVEKGYLESIGDLLAERASLQFDIPDGLNSYETYQKFPDLVDKLNAINCELSSGTSAVVALVYRGKLYVANVGDSRALLCKTDSNQVLRVIQLSVDHDLRNEDELLRLSQLGLDTESIRQGSHLGNQENTRCLGNYLVKGGYREFEELAASVAEPIIAEPEIHGSIELDDSCRFLLLMSRGLYKSLEEATGTDQVNKELALIAVEQFRVQSTLTGVAQAVVDKVVRIHHDVNMSNTQNTMITSKRDDITLLVRNFNFPLSHALKSPTNQSVRFNPVVQTAPISIPDEDLSSTSTGITDDNFNTSTTETSTTSDMYQPGARITDRNARIKPYVDFSEYYENVEKRRKEGTLPEDFKRSNADFSRHSL